One Tunturibacter gelidoferens genomic region harbors:
- a CDS encoding sigma 54-interacting transcriptional regulator, with amino-acid sequence MQTNERFACRQGAGLCMNDFRDKQGPFAQRCGRATSEQKRKSNSVREEPLSFQHDIASSRLDEDFFGSSEALLPALVYVPRVAAKDCTVLITGEIGTGTELVARAIHRLSYRSPQAFVRANCAAIPPERIASELLGRQKGSRSQATEPRPGRFQLAEGGTIFLEGIGKLSAESQLALLRVLQEIESELAGEGDSIRSGVRLIAATHRDLGAATANGTFRSDLFDRLNGIPIMVPPLRERKEYIPMLAWYFLTHYAGTAGKKLPSLTRSVMDLLQSYPWPGNMRELQRVMERFVNHCEAKSFTVDAKCVPWESISARTSVRAESGELLPSEKELLEHALMEMLAELPGWEA; translated from the coding sequence ATGCAGACAAATGAGCGATTCGCCTGCCGCCAAGGCGCAGGGCTCTGTATGAACGATTTTCGGGATAAACAAGGACCCTTCGCTCAGCGGTGTGGTAGAGCGACGAGCGAACAGAAGCGGAAATCAAACAGCGTTCGGGAAGAGCCCCTGTCTTTTCAGCACGACATCGCCAGCTCGCGCCTGGACGAAGACTTTTTTGGCTCTTCGGAGGCGCTCCTGCCCGCCCTTGTGTATGTGCCACGTGTTGCGGCGAAAGATTGTACCGTTCTGATCACCGGCGAGATCGGGACGGGAACGGAGTTGGTCGCGAGGGCCATTCATAGATTGTCATATCGTTCCCCCCAGGCGTTCGTCCGCGCAAATTGCGCGGCGATTCCGCCTGAGCGAATAGCATCCGAGCTACTCGGTCGCCAGAAAGGTAGCCGGTCTCAGGCGACGGAACCACGTCCCGGCCGCTTCCAATTGGCCGAGGGGGGGACGATCTTTTTGGAAGGCATCGGAAAGCTGTCGGCGGAGTCACAGCTCGCTCTGCTGCGGGTTCTGCAAGAGATAGAATCAGAGCTCGCAGGCGAAGGCGACTCGATCCGATCGGGCGTGCGGCTGATCGCTGCCACCCATCGCGACTTGGGAGCTGCCACAGCGAACGGGACCTTTCGCAGCGACCTATTTGATCGGCTTAACGGAATCCCAATCATGGTTCCTCCCCTGCGTGAGCGGAAAGAATACATCCCCATGCTGGCCTGGTATTTTCTCACTCACTACGCTGGAACAGCAGGGAAGAAATTACCGAGCCTGACTAGATCGGTCATGGATCTGCTTCAGTCCTATCCCTGGCCAGGCAACATGCGAGAGCTGCAGAGGGTGATGGAACGATTCGTGAATCACTGTGAAGCGAAAAGCTTTACGGTCGACGCGAAGTGCGTTCCCTGGGAGTCCATTTCGGCCCGCACCTCCGTCCGGGCGGAATCCGGAGAGCTACTACCCAGTGAGAAGGAGCTTCTTGAGCATGCATTGATGGAAATGCTAGCGGAACTCCCCGGCTGGGAAGCTTGA
- a CDS encoding IS110 family transposase: MQLLAELSTLPSDLTVREWVAHGGLDPAHEISGSSVRRASRISRAGNRHLRKALYMSALVASRCDPHAKAFFAWNRSSLREQMFLFPVVHRRLRSVAEWKATRIR, encoded by the coding sequence ATGCAATTGCTCGCGGAACTATCTACGCTGCCGTCAGACCTTACGGTGCGAGAATGGGTTGCACATGGCGGCCTTGATCCTGCGCATGAAATATCAGGAAGCTCAGTGAGGAGGGCGTCCCGCATCAGCCGCGCGGGAAATCGTCACCTGAGGAAAGCGCTTTACATGTCGGCCCTGGTCGCATCACGTTGCGATCCGCACGCAAAGGCGTTTTTTGCTTGGAATCGATCATCGCTGCGGGAGCAAATGTTCTTATTCCCAGTTGTCCACCGCAGGTTAAGGTCTGTGGCGGAATGGAAAGCGACACGGATTCGTTGA
- a CDS encoding tetratricopeptide repeat protein, with product MSTTDPVSKPDELSPERAGLVRDHLKEVVASRAFAGSKRAQDFLQLIVEHALAGRLDCLRERMIGAEMFGRPIDYDTANDAVVRVKATEVRKKLAQHYQESEKPPAVRIELPTGSYVPKFQWESLEASASPLAETDLPAFAEQTTAQEKSGEKPEAKIDEPPRLPGKHLRRAPHVLVGVLLGSGLIAMIGYVGFKRWFRESNARPEIRSVAILPLQNLSGDPRQDYFADGMTEELIADLGQVSALRVISRTSAMTYKGTKKTLPEIARELGVDAIVEGSMAREGKQVRITAQLIDARNDQHIWARSYVRDLTSVLMLQGEVAQAIADEVSINVTPQEQARLARSRPVNTEAQDLYLLGIHLLNANVGDPRKAIGYLQKAIDTDPNYAPAHAALADGYGWMGEAGWLAYTEAFTRQKSEAAKSIELDDALPEGHAELASAVMSLSWDWSTSEKELRRALELNPNSVSVHTAYALYLERVGRLPEAMAEAKRTLQLDPVSSRSFITAGIVYYFAHQYDQALAQFQRASALEPNPPEFLFPFELGVIYGAKGMYGDAVGEFQKLGDTPHALGHLGNVYARMGRVAEAHRTISKLEEHVQKSGIGGYEVALVYAGLGEKDEAFAWLEKSLAAHDKGLTYLKIDPCVDPLRSDVRFDGLVQRVGLPL from the coding sequence ATGTCCACAACCGATCCAGTTTCGAAGCCGGACGAACTCAGTCCGGAACGGGCCGGTTTGGTGCGCGATCATCTCAAAGAGGTGGTCGCGAGTCGCGCGTTTGCGGGGAGCAAGCGTGCTCAGGACTTTCTCCAACTGATCGTTGAGCATGCGCTGGCAGGGCGACTCGATTGCCTGCGCGAGCGGATGATTGGAGCCGAGATGTTTGGGCGTCCGATCGACTACGACACCGCAAATGACGCGGTGGTCCGTGTCAAAGCCACAGAGGTCCGAAAGAAGCTGGCGCAGCACTATCAGGAATCAGAAAAACCCCCGGCAGTCCGTATCGAACTTCCGACCGGGTCCTATGTGCCGAAGTTCCAGTGGGAATCTTTGGAAGCATCGGCTTCGCCACTCGCCGAAACTGATCTCCCGGCTTTCGCGGAACAAACCACCGCCCAAGAAAAGTCCGGGGAGAAACCAGAGGCGAAAATCGACGAGCCACCCCGTCTTCCCGGGAAGCATTTGCGCCGCGCGCCGCACGTGCTGGTCGGCGTCTTGCTCGGATCAGGCCTGATTGCGATGATCGGCTACGTGGGCTTCAAAAGGTGGTTTAGGGAGTCAAATGCACGGCCAGAGATTCGCTCCGTCGCAATCTTGCCCCTGCAAAACCTCTCAGGCGATCCGAGGCAAGACTACTTCGCTGACGGCATGACGGAAGAATTGATTGCCGACCTCGGCCAGGTTTCTGCGCTACGCGTTATCTCACGGACCTCGGCGATGACTTATAAGGGGACGAAGAAGACGCTGCCCGAAATCGCCCGGGAACTGGGAGTGGATGCGATCGTGGAAGGGTCCATGGCGCGCGAGGGTAAACAGGTGCGAATCACCGCTCAGTTGATCGATGCCAGGAACGATCAGCACATCTGGGCCCGGAGCTACGTGCGCGACCTGACCAGCGTTCTGATGTTGCAGGGCGAGGTGGCGCAAGCAATTGCCGACGAGGTCAGTATTAACGTGACGCCACAGGAGCAAGCGCGTCTGGCGCGTTCGCGCCCCGTCAACACGGAAGCCCAAGATCTTTATCTGTTGGGCATTCACCTGCTGAATGCGAATGTGGGAGACCCCCGAAAGGCCATCGGTTATTTGCAGAAGGCAATTGATACAGATCCCAACTACGCGCCGGCGCATGCTGCGTTAGCCGATGGCTATGGCTGGATGGGGGAAGCTGGCTGGCTCGCATATACCGAGGCGTTTACCAGACAGAAGAGCGAGGCGGCCAAGTCGATCGAGTTGGATGATGCTCTGCCCGAAGGCCATGCCGAGCTTGCGAGCGCCGTGATGAGTCTCAGCTGGGACTGGAGCACTTCGGAAAAGGAGCTCAGGCGAGCGCTTGAGCTCAATCCTAACTCGGTATCCGTCCATACCGCCTACGCCCTTTATCTTGAGCGCGTAGGCCGCCTGCCCGAGGCGATGGCAGAGGCGAAGCGAACTCTTCAGCTCGATCCTGTTTCCAGCCGCTCATTTATCACCGCCGGAATCGTCTACTACTTTGCTCACCAATATGATCAGGCACTGGCACAGTTTCAAAGGGCATCTGCGCTGGAGCCCAATCCTCCTGAATTTCTCTTTCCCTTTGAATTGGGTGTCATTTACGGGGCGAAAGGCATGTATGGAGACGCCGTTGGAGAATTCCAGAAGCTAGGCGATACCCCCCACGCTTTAGGCCACCTCGGTAATGTTTACGCTCGAATGGGGCGAGTAGCCGAAGCGCACAGGACGATTTCGAAGTTGGAAGAGCACGTACAAAAAAGTGGTATCGGGGGATACGAAGTCGCGCTGGTCTATGCCGGGCTAGGTGAAAAGGATGAGGCGTTCGCATGGCTCGAAAAATCTCTTGCGGCGCATGATAAAGGGCTTACGTATCTCAAAATAGATCCTTGCGTGGACCCGCTGCGCTCCGATGTACGCTTTGATGGCCTGGTACAGCGCGTCGGCCTTCCGTTATAA
- a CDS encoding EAL and HDOD domain-containing protein — protein MNIFGSVRRRRKTLRLGDSFRNWMKAQWTSSDSRNHRFLALQPIFNRQREIFGYEVLSRSGWDNRFTGDSDAATQMMVDDWMFHGIHEHTGGYRIFLNCTREALVGGLLTLLPPATVLELLETVEPDEEVLAACRRMKALGYHIALDDFQDSEKMERLIALADYVKVDFRLSGKEERREIIRRLKRSAATLVAEKIETNEEFEVALAEGFQLFQGYYLGRPKVFSKRKVSTNDVNHFRRMTALS, from the coding sequence TTGAATATCTTCGGCTCAGTGCGGCGCCGTCGTAAGACTCTAAGGCTGGGTGATAGTTTTCGGAACTGGATGAAGGCTCAATGGACTAGTTCTGATTCCCGTAATCATCGCTTTCTTGCGCTCCAACCGATCTTCAATCGCCAGAGAGAGATTTTCGGCTACGAAGTGTTGTCCCGTTCGGGATGGGATAACCGGTTCACTGGAGACTCCGATGCGGCAACGCAGATGATGGTTGACGACTGGATGTTTCATGGGATCCACGAACACACAGGAGGATATCGCATCTTCCTGAATTGCACGCGTGAAGCATTAGTAGGAGGGTTGTTGACGCTGCTTCCGCCTGCGACCGTGCTTGAGCTGCTCGAAACGGTTGAGCCAGACGAAGAGGTCCTGGCTGCCTGCCGCAGAATGAAAGCATTGGGTTACCATATTGCGCTCGATGACTTTCAGGATTCCGAAAAAATGGAACGTCTGATTGCGCTGGCAGACTATGTCAAGGTCGATTTTCGGCTCTCCGGTAAGGAAGAGCGTAGGGAGATCATCCGTCGCCTCAAGAGGAGTGCCGCGACGCTCGTTGCGGAAAAAATCGAAACCAACGAAGAATTTGAAGTGGCTCTTGCAGAAGGATTCCAGCTATTTCAGGGATATTATTTAGGGCGTCCTAAGGTCTTTTCGAAACGAAAAGTTTCGACTAACGATGTAAACCATTTCCGTCGAATGACAGCACTCAGCTAG